CGTGTGTGCTGGCTTTCTTCTTAAACTACAGCATTTTCCTTAACACCACTCTCAACTCGGCTCTCACGCAGACAATTTGTGGCAATATGAAGGTAAGTTCACTTTATAATATCTCCTGTACAAATGAAAGTGTGAATCTAATCTGCCAAGGAGAATGAATCCTTGGACTAATGAGTAATGATTCCTCAGAGGTAGTACATACATCGTGCATCTTAGGAATGATGGGACTTGGAAATTTCTGTTTTGACGTCTTTTTATGGCTTATGATTTTACTGGAAGCAAAAGTTATGAAGTCTTTATAATCGTTGCAGGATCTATTCACGGTTGGACTAGGCTGGATTGTCTTTGGTGGACTCCCATTTGACCTGGTAATGTCCCATTTcgttctttttaaaataaaacttaaaatcgcCACATACGTTTGCTACATCtcaataccttttttttttgttttggttcattcACGCAGATGAATGTGATTGGACAGATTCTTGGTTTCTTTGGGTCTGGTTTATATGCATATTATAAGATCATTGGGAGGTAACAActccaaaacaaagaaagaagaaccaaTAAAAAATGAGTGGCCTAGTGATCATAAAGGCTAAATAGTTTAAGGAAAAGTTGTTGACCAGTAATGTTCAAGTGGAGATATAGTGTTCGGCTTTGGTTTTTGGAGGTGACTGTAGAGTAGTATTAATAATGTGAGGCCTAATTTTTTGAACTAAAGTGTCTTGTTCTTGTTCAGTTTTCAACAAGGCGAAACATAATTGGATTATGGACAAAACtgattttttgtaatattttggaACTCAGATTAAACTACTGCTTCTTTTGACTATGTAAAACGTTCGATATAACGTTGATTTTAGTGAATGGAGTAAGGTTTCTGCGCAAAAAAACTAAACGGGAAACGAAGCACAAATGCTAAACTATGACGGTTAAAAATTGGAAaacatctaaaaaaaataaaggacaCACCCAGTGGGACTCGAACCCACAATCGCTTGATTAGAAGTCAAGCGCCTTATCCATTAGGCCATGGGTGCTTGTTGTTATATGTTTCtactttatatttatattatataatctacTTATATGTTTTGCTACATCTTCAAAAGCAAAACATTCTCTCTCGCCGGTAAAAAGGAGGCTGGAAAAAGCAGAGATCCCTTAACCATGATTCCCTTCAAAGTATCtttcctcatcctcatcctcttcCCATGGCATCATTCTTCCAATCGGGCCCAACTCCAGTTCTGATTAATCTTACTCCTGCGCCAACAACTTGGAAGTAGATGTCTTAGCCCCCCGaggaaaaatcatattttttctttaatctatgGACGTTCCTCGCCGCTCTTTCGTTGCGTCTATCTCGCCTCTCCGGCTGATCGATGGACTCCCACGTCGGAGGAGTTTCAATTATAATCAAATGCCTGAAGAGCCCATCAAACTCACTGTTCTCAAGCTCGATGGATCTTCCTTTGGTACCATACTCTCTCATctcctgctttttttttttcgttttcttactTGGATTAGCTATTAAAAAGGTTGATGCTTTTTAGTTTCTCACAACGGATTTTAAGTTCTCCTTGAGAATTATGTACTTGTGGTTTTACTAGAATTCATCTTAAGCGTAGTTTCGATTTTTGAAGGTATTCAAGTGTTAAAGACAGCCACAGTAGGGGAGCTCAAGATGGCTGTAGAAGCTGCTTTTGCTCACTTGCCCATCACAGGCCCTGGCAAGATCTCTTGGTActattttgattcttgatttgaGTTTAGTATGTTAAGGTTTCCTAATTTGTGTCTTGATGAGAATAATAAGCAACTGGTAACTGATTCTTGATGAACCTATTCCTGCTCTTACCCTGTGATTATCAAGGCCGCATGTTTGGGGACAATTCTGCTTATGTTATGAAGATAAAAGATTGATTAACGAGGCTGAGTACCTCATTGAATTCGGCATTAAAGACGGAGATCAGGTTCGTGTTTTAGTCTTTTACCTCTGGAATGCATCGATGAGTTTATGCTTATGATATTGTTTCATCTTTACATGTGATGTGCTAGAGTAGAAGTGATCTAGCTATGCAATTGGGTAGCTAGATTCTCCTCTAACCTGGATTATGTAGATTGTTactttgaagttgagtttggaCTACATTGCGCTTTGTTGTAATGCTTTTAATGGGGATTTTATCCTCCATCATTTCAGCTTCGATTCATCCGCCATATCTCAAATTACTGCATGTTGATGGTGAAGCAGAAGAGCAAGACACCACGCGTTTCTTCTTTGAAACAACTCAAACTGTAAGAATCTTTGGGGTGCTAAATGTTTGTATCATTTCTTTGCCTGGAATCTCCATGGTGGTAATACATGTGTTTTTTTGGGGCAAATCAGGTTCTCAACCAAACCCGAAACCCGGAAAATGAAGGTAAGGGAAGGTCAAGAAGATGGTGTTGACTCCATCCCTCGGATCCTCGAACCAAGCTTTATAGCGACTGTATTGGGAGGTTGGCTCTCTCACAAGTCGACAACACCAAGTCAAGGAGGTACTAAACACAGAAACATGACCGCAAGTAGAGTTTTTAACAAACTCATCGCAAGGTTTCGCTTCAAGTGTTATTCCGAGAAGGATGTATGGAACAGAAAAAAACTCATCTCCGAAACATAAAAAGACTCTCTCTTCCCTTGTAACTTTCTCATTTGATTCTTGTAGAGATTTTGATTTCCCAGTCTTCATGTGTATATTGTGTACCAACTTGGATGATGTGTGCATCAGTGCATGCAAAAACAATAATGCATTGATTGTGTGTGCTTAcgtttgtatatttttatcaagTGATCCCTACTGCCTTAGCCATTTTAACCATTTTTAAGCAAACGCAAATTGAAGAAAATCGACCGTTTGTATATAGCGTTTGCGTTTGTGGCCAAAACGcatcaatatttgtttttgttttttcaacgcTCCTTTGATTTTAATCTGACAACCACACAAAGCCTCTGCTTATTTGTGTGGCGAAGAGAAGAGATAACATTCCTAAGcaaatctcttctctctctctcttcgtcacCATAGAGATCACTTTAAGCTTTCTCATCTCTCGAAGCTCTGAGTCCTGTGTCTGTGTGGCCATGGCTGCTAACTCGATTATGGCATCCTCCAAACCCCTAATCTCCCTCTCCTCCAACCAACAACCAAGCCGAGTTCAGGTTCCCAAATTCGCCAAACTCCCCCAAATCCCCAAATCCCTCGCTTCCTCCGACATCCGTAGCAAAGCTCTATCACTCACTTCCGCCACCGCAAAATCCCTAGCTCTAATCGCCGCTTTCGCTCCTCCGTCGATGGCGGAGGCGATGGAGAAGGCACAGCTCTTCGATTTCAACCTCACGCTTCCGATCATCGTCGTTGAGTTTCTCTTCCTGATGTTCGCGCTGGACAAGGTCTATTACTCTCCGCTTGGTAACTTCATGGACCAGAGAGACGCTTCGATTAAAGAGAAGCTCGCGAGCGTTAAGGACACTTCGACTGAGGTGAAGGAGCTCGATGAGAAAGCCGCCGCTGTGATGAGAGCTGCTAGGGCTGAGATCGCCGCCGCGCTTaacaagatgaagaaggataCTCAGGTATAACAATGCATTTTTGCAATATTTCATCTCTAGATTGAAGAAATTGGTGGTAATGGATTTGGATTTGTCGATTGTATTGTTAAAGGTTGAGGTTGAGGCGAAGCTAGCTGAAGGAAGGCAGAAGGTGGAGGCGGAGCTACAAGAAGCGCTGACGAGCTTGGAGAAGcagaaagaagaaaccattaCAGCTTTGGATTCTCAGATCGCTACTCTCAGTGAAGACATTGTCAAGAAGGTCCTTCCTTCttaacttatttaaaaaaaaaattgttaatttttgtaattctctctctctctctctctctttatcaaaaaaactcATTTACAAGACAATTACTGTAAATCTCTTCGTCTCGTCTCATTGGACTGTTTCCATAGTTCAAGAAGATCAGTTTataatttgtaagttttataaataattagcTATCTTGTCTCGTTTTAATTACATCAAGTAGTACAAATTGAGGAATCAGTTGTTGCGGTTAAATCTTCATCTCTCTGATAATTATCATCATCACTAGATTTTTATGTCTACTTGATTTGATTCGATTCAAGGTAGAGGCGAAATTGAGATTTCAGAACCAAagaattcattaaaaaaacaacaacaaaccccAACCTTTAATCACACACCCTTATAAAAATCTATGGTTGATAATGACGATCACGCTACATACAGGTCTTATTGGAAAAAAATGTGTACACGCTATTATTACTGTTAGATAAGATATACATAAATCAGTTGTCACTAATCTAAGAGTACCTCCATCAAAGAATCTTAAACAAAATTGCTTAacacatattttcttattaattttgataaaagttAGATTAAGAACTTCTTAAGAAGCTGTAAATTTTTATTGGTCCATTGAGAGTTGCTAAAAAGTTAGATTAAGAACTttgtcttattcttcttctccccAAATCTCATGAAAGGATACAAAGTAAAACACAAATCAGTCAAACAtgtttaaattaaactaaaactcatacataaaaacaaaactgaaacacTTAAATTCATTCATAACAAAGAAACATTAACCGATTGTGATTATATATGAAACCAACCAAGTTAAACGGTGAGAACGGTTTGAATATGAATCTGCAATTCCCAGTCAATTCCCAGCTATATATAGGCTTATCAGCAGCTTCTTCCACCTTGGCTAAGAGATAAAATCCTGCAATTTCAGCCAATTGAATCTAGAATAAGAACCAGAGGTAAGAAAGCTATAACTGCAAAAGCAAACTGAAGAAGATATATATCAACATAAACCCTTAGCACTAACCTGCAGCCCAAAGCCAATACGTAGAATGTGTATACATTGGAGGTAATAGAATAAACATCAGAGGAATGGCAATGCAATGAACAAACTGTACTAAAGCATATGGTTTAAGGTCATCGAAAAACCTGTAATATTACAGCCTCTCATCAATCCTCTCGATTACAAAGATAGCCATGATTGATGTGAAGGCAATAGTTATTTAATCCAAAAACGAGTGATCAAAAACAAGAGACAATAAGCAAGTctcagagaagagaagagagaacgaAGCGTACAAGAAGAAGATCCTAGAGGAGAGTTGCATGGTTAGGGTGAAGATGATAGTAAGAAGTTCCAAAAGCAACACCAACGTTGTTCTAAGTCTGAATCAAATTTGAAGAGTCAGAAGTCTATCTTCTTTTCAATATTCCAAATCGAAGATTCGacttcaataacaaaaaaaaaccaaatcgataagaagaatcaaaacaacaaacactaGTAGAAGGAGTAATCAAAACTAACCTCATTGAAGAAATCACCCATcccagaaacagagagaatggTGAACCGacggagagagaagagagaaaaacaatgtCAAGCTTTCCATCACTGCAACGATAAAACAAATCTGGCTTTAAGCACAATATATGGAAGAAGCAGTGATGATCCTCAGCGAAAACAAACAACCCAATTCCAGAATATAAACATCTAGTTGTGAGTAAGATTTGTATACAGAATCAATCAACATAATAGAATTTGGTGGAAATAATAAGTCATACCTGTTAATATCAGCAATCAAGGGTGTAGCATAAACGCTAGAAGTGACTTCACTATGCCATCGCAGCTCCAATTTCTTCGGGCACTGAGTATTCAACAAAGCATCTTCATCACTCACAACGAAACGACCCTAAAAAAAAAGGCTTAAATCGGAGAAACCAAACAGAGAGAGCCTTACGACTTACGAGCAAATAAACATATCTCCAACAATCAACGCTACcagttatgaaacaaaataaatatgaacGATTCGATCAACTCTGCGAATACTAATTCTCTtgcacaaataaaataaaataaaaaatcgattCAGGTTCCTGAACCCAATTATGTGGATGAGATTTTGAAGAACCCACAAAATTTGGGGTTTTGGGAATTGGGATGGGGAGTGATCgacaaagagaatgagagaacaAACCTTGTGAAACTCTTTCGGGTGTTTGAGTCGCTGAAGCAGAGATTCTCACAAAGCTCTTGAGAACAACCTAGATGCAATCAGGCGGAGACAAGAACGACGGTGAACAAAAATTTGGCGGTGGATCGTAAaactgagagagagagcataTAGGCGACACAAAtgaggcaaagaaaaaaaaatctcctcaACCAATCAGGAGTTGACACAACCTTGATCCCTAGTGATCCTTAAATATCTAACATAAGGATCGATCACtaggtaattttgtttttttccatttatctgatttatttttttacctaaGCAACTCTTAAGATATAGTTTACAACCTTTGATAGAGATACTCTAAAAACTTTGAAGTTTGATTTTATCGTgttataatgaaattaaaatattaatggaGAAATAATAGAAAGTGTAATGGGCCTgtcgaaaaaaagaaaaaggccTGTTGTAGCTGAGGTATTTAAGGTAGAGCCCTTTAAAGTAAGAAGACAGTGTTTGattatattaacaaacaaaacttacGGGGCGGCCAcgccttcgtcttcttccttctacTCCTCACGgttctctccctctcttctctGTCTTTATCAGCTTCTCAAGTTACTTGTTTCAGTTTCCGATGCTcctttcttagtttttttttcttcgttttctctttCATCAGCAGGGCTTTGGAGTTTGTGTTATCATCCTCGTCCGTCGTCATTACTTACTGGTGTTTTAGGGTTTCAATAAAAAAAGCTTCTTAATCCGTCGAAATTACACTTTTCTCTCCCTCATTGTCGGTTACTCTCTTTTTCCCCTTCGCAAGTTTTATGCTTTTCTAGTTTCCATTGATGCTCTAGCCTCTAGTTCAAATCTCGGTTTTTGATTTCTTCGCTTAGAAATTTTAATGTATGAAATctgactttttttattttttttaattgatgatCGTTTTcaattaagacaaaaaaaaaaacaaatcagtgGCTGGTTTAACTTTGATTTACTCATGATTGGTTCTCTCTTGCAGTAATTGAGTTTTCATTGTAATTTTGGTCACTGTtgcttgttcttctacttcctTACGATACTATCTCTCTCTGTGCCTTGTGCGTATCGCTTACTTAATTCTCAAAGTGGAGATTCTTCACACGTCTCTAATTTCTCtgacttttctcttttattgcGTATATATTACTATTTGCGATGATACTTAGTTTCACATTGTTGTTGGCTACCACTATATGCTTGTAAGGATAGTTTAGCAAGTGAAACGAAAGGTTGCTCCTTTGCTGTGAATCCAAATTGTGACTTGTGTGATTGATTCTTGCTTAAAtagtttgcatttttgtttttgtttcatttatgcTATGTTATGACTTATGTAACTATGTTTGCTGGTTCAGACAAAGATAAATGGCTTCAAAGATTATAGCTGGCAAGCCGGATGATTCTGAGTATGAAATCGTTGAAGGTGCGTCTGAGAGCGCTTTAGCAGCCGGGACAAGCCCTTGGGTGGATTCTTCAACGTTGAAGCTTCGGCATCGGATTGGAAGAGGTCCTTTCGGAGATGTTTGGCTGGCTACTCATCATCAGTCAACTGACGACTACGATGAGCATCATGAAGTCGCCATCAAAATGCTTCATCCTATCAAGGAGTATCAAAAAAGGGTTGTGGTAGAGTTTGACGATCTCTTTTCCAAGTGTCAAGGAATGGAGAATGTCTGTCTGCTCCGAGGAGTCTCTACTATCAGTGGAAAGGtaactaaaacaaacatttgtgtttcttctctAGTTTCCCCcataatatcaaattttgtttaatagcAGATTTGTATCCTGTAGATATGCATCATCATGAAATTCTATGAGGGCTCTGTTGGTGACAAGATGGCTCGGCGTAAAGGAGGAAAGCTTTTACTGCCTGATATATTGAGGTAATTTTGCATTACACTACTAGTAAGCAGCTCATTTTAGTAGcatcttctttatctttagaGATAATACTAATTTCCTCTCATCTATGTTGAACCACGCTTTACAGATACGGGGTTGATCTGGCTTCAGGGATCCTGGAGTTGCACTCAAAATGGTTTCTGATTCTCAATCTTAAGCCGTCTAACTTTCTTCTCAGTGATAACGACAAGGCCATCCTCGGGGATGTTGGGATCCCTTATCTCCTTCTTAGCATCTCTTTGCCAAGTTCTGATATGACTGTGAGACTTGGAACTCCAAACTATATGGCTCCAGAACAGTGGCAACCAGAAGTAAGAGGTCCCATGTCCTTTGAGACTGATTCTTGGGGATTTGGATGCAGCATTGTAGAAATGCTGACTGGTGTACAACCTTGGTCTGGGAGATCCGCCGATGAAATATTTGATTTAGTGGTGAGAAAGCAAGAAAAGCTTAATATCCCCAATGGCATACcgcctcctctcgagaacctaCTTCGGGGTTGCTTTATGTATGATCTTCGAAGCCGACCTTCAATGACTGACATCTTACACGTCTTGAAGAGGTAAATTATACATCGTCACCGTTCTGTTCTGTATTCAGTTTGAACAGTGTTTACATTATCACTATATTTGGCCATAGTTCCTGTCGATCTTATTTTCTAATAGTTTTCTGGAATCCAATTTATTTACTCTTGACGTACATATTAGTTGGCACTTTTTTCGTACCTTGAATTGTCATATTAAGTGGAACTGATTTTGCAGCTTGCAGAACtcagaggaggaagagatctGGAGAGGCATTGATAGTACAGAAATCAGGAAGAGCTCGGCAACTCTTGGTTATACAGAATGGTTTCTTTCAAAGGATCATCTGCAAGTGGGCGACAAGGTGCGTTCAAGAAAGCCTGCCAGTTCATTTAAGCATGAGAACATGGATGTGCCAGGAGGAATGGTGGTTGGTTTAGAACGTGACACCACAGACCCAGATGGGTTTGCGCTAGTTAAAGTCCATGGCGTTCATGACCCGTTAAGGGTTCATGTATCTGTTCTTGAACGGGTAACCAACGGATTAGCTTCTGGAGATTGGGTGCGTCTGAAGCACGGAAATAAGAGGCACTCTTCGGTTGGTGTTCTCCATTCAATTGACCGTGAGGGAAACGTAGCTGTTGGGTTTATTGGGTTGCCAACTCTCTGGAAAGGGACTTCATCGCAGCTTCAGATGGCTAATGCATACCGTGTGGGTCAATTTGTGAAGCTCAAAGCCAATGTTGTCATCCCGAGATTTAAATGGATGCGTAAAAGTATAGGGATATGGGCAACTGGCAGGATCTCTCAGGTTTTACCTAACGGTTGCCTTGAGGTGGACTTCCCTGGAGTGTTACCTTTTAAAGAGGAACATGGAAGTTGTCTTGCAGATCCGGCTGAAATCGAGATTGTGAATTTTAATACATGTCAAGGATTTGTGAAAAAATATGAACATCTGGAGGATTTTCATTGGGCTGTGAGACCTTTGCTGATTGCTATGGGTCTATTGACAGCAATGAAGTTAGGGTTCTTTGTTGGGAAGAAAATAGGAAGGTCAAAGGATGGGAAACAACGTGATGGCTCGAGTGCACAAGGTGACTGTCAGATTCGGGATGGTCAGAGATCTCGCAAATCTAAATGGCTTGTGTTTGTTTAGGTCTGTGATTAGGTTTGTGGCAAACCTGGTCTGGTCTGGTCTGGTCTAAATATCGCACTGTTCTAGTCCTGGATACATGGTTTTACAATAGTACGTGTACATAATAATATTCTTTTCGTCTTTCAACGTAGTAAAAGACTCTTATTATATTTGATGGGATTTAAGACTAGTGTTACCAACTGTTCCTTGCACATTGCTGGTCACGCCAAACTTTAGTATACGTTATAATTATCATAGCTACAATTCCATTGGACGTcacaaatgttttattttgttaaggAGAACAAAGAGGGTACATATGTTTTGTTACATGTCTAACCTTTTCAAGAACTGATCAGACAACCTTACAGTTGCAGGCATTGTACATGTTGAACAAACTCAGTTTTGAGAACGTTATTGACAAGTGACAATATATTTAACCTCTGGTAATTCTACATATCCACAAAAGAATCATACAGATCAGGCTTATGAAGTTAATTTGCACAATCGAAGCTTCACAAAGTCACACCTTTCGTGCCTGTGGATCTACCAGCAACAATTCCTGCATTCTCCAGGAGTTTCTCTGTTAAGGACCAAAGCTTGCCAACTTCTGTTTTTACCTCAGCAAGACACTCATTACTTCCTTCTGAATATTTTCCCTGTTGAAACCCGTTTGCTGGCATTACAATGACAGTTGGCTCCGCCTCAATGCTCATGTCAGCTTGAGTCAGAAGTTCTGTGCTCATCTCTGCAAGCTTCTGTAATGCACTGGTTGCAGCTTCAACTTCAAGTTGAGCTGCCTCAAGCTGAAGCTTCTCTATGGCCAGATCACCCATTGTTTTTCCTCCGATTCTCTCTTGGGCCAAGGCATATAGATTTTTCAAATCTTCACTGTCATTAGTCgtttcttctttcaatttcttgagTTCCCGCTCCTTGGCTTCTAATCTTCCCATGAACACGTTGATCTCCTCATCTTTAAATGTCAAAGCCCTCTGCACAGCTAGAACTTCCATTTCTTTCATCCGTAGACTTTCTCTGGTGAAGTTTAACTCCATCACTAGCCGTTTGTTCTCCGTTCCGTAATCACTCTCTAGTGGGAGTGGTTGCTGCATCGAGTCAAAGCTAATCTCATTATTAACCCTTACTGTGTTCTGATTTTGACCGTTGGTTGTTGACATAAGCAATCTACTCGTCAATTCTGCAATTCTTTCCACCACCATTTCAGCTTCTGTGACCTTCAGCTTGGAACTGCCCAACTCATCTTCTATTCTGTGAAGGTGGACATCTTTCTCCTTTAGCATTGCAGTTGCCTGCATAAGCTGATCATCTCTTCTGGTCATAAGCGCCTTTAGCTGTGTTACCTCCCGGTTCACTTCTTCCAACTTATGTCGAGCTTCCGTGAGCTCTTCATCCTTTTCTTGCAGTAATAGTTCTAGAGAAGCCTGTTCAGACTTCAGATGCTGAATCTCTAGTTTGGCCTCCACCAAGCTTGACTCTTTCTCCTGAAGTAGATTCTGTGATACCTGAAACGCGTTAGCTTTTTTGTAAAGCTCATCTTGAATAACGGATATATCATGCATAGCTTGCTCCAACAATGGTTTCTCTTTCTGCAACTGTTCTCGTAATTCCTCCAGCAGATCTTTTTGGCCTGATAATTCCCGCTCAAGTACAAAGTTCTTAGCCTCAGCAACTCTGAGCTTGACTCTCTCACTTTCTACTTCAGTGTGAGCATCCCTCAAGCTCTGCATATATGACATCACACTTTTCCTCTGTTCCTCGACCTCATCcacttctttttctaatacttgcTCCTTTTCTTCCATTTGCTCCCTGGAAGATACCAAAGCTTCCCGAGAAGAAACAAGCTCAAATCTCACATCAGTCAGAAGCTTTTTCACCCTCCTGAAGTCCTCCATGGTTTCATTGGCTTCTCCTAAGCGTTTCACGGTTTCCTCCTTAAGCTTATTCACTTCATCCTGGGCTATCAGCCACTCTTCTGCCTGCATCTTCAAGTTGGCTTCGGTTTCGCTGAGCTTTTCCTGTTCAAGTTTCTTCGTAGCCTTAGAAATCTCTAGTTCTTCTTCCCGATCCTCTAGGGATCTCTGAAGCGCAAGTATTTCACATTCTTGTCTCTTGACAACTTCGTTGGCTTTGCTTAAGAGTCGTGACTTGCTTTCATATTCAGAAATATCCACAGAAACTTCCTTGCTTCTGTTTGCGACCTCTTCACGCATTTGATCTAGTTCTCCTTCTTTCAAAGTCAAGGACGATTGCAAAGCAGCACGTTCCTCGTCCCTATCCCTAAGCTTATGCTTTAATTCTTCTATCTCCTTGGCTTGTAAAGCTAACTCCGCATTTGCACGCTTCAGCTCCTCTTGTAGACTTTCATGCTTCAAAGAAGCTTGGCCGATTACTTTCTCACGCTTTTCTAACTCCTCCTTTGCCCggtttagtttctttttctcaGAGAGAAGCTTCCTCTCAGCATCCTGTAAGTCCTCTTCCCTTTTCAACAAGGCTACAAGCGCAGCCTCGAGATCAGGCTCGAGCACCCCAAGGTTTGAATAGGGCAGCAGATCATCGTCAGGATAAACCGAGTGCTGATTGGTTTGTCTCTCCAAACTCTGTGTCCGAGCTAATAATTTCTCGACTAGAACATTTGCAGACTCATCTGTCCGGTTTTCGTTGGTGTTGGGCCGTGTATTGTTCAAGACTGACTGAACACTCAGTAAAGAATGTCTCTTTACCCTTCTACTGCTCGGGCATGCGACAAGACTCTTTTGCTTCTGTAGGTTCACTCTTGTcgaacagtactgcataagaAAATCATATTGCCGACATCAAAATAAAGATATTCcaagagaaaataatattctaagagaaaacatagaaaaactTGATCATTTAGGCCAGACACGAAGCAAATTGGATGCAAATGAAACGAGACGATATAACTCATATAAgacatagtaaaaaaaaaaaaagagggtcTCTCCCAAGAAAGAGCAAATGGAACAGTCTAGAAATTTACAATCATTGAGCTTACGAATATCATAATTTGAAGGAACAATCAGATGGGAACACAAAACCCAAGAACCAAAGgcagcaaatttttttttgacaaataagaACATAAAGGGGTATAAGAGAGAAAAGTAAGCGAGCCTGgcagggagagagagaggagaaggaagCAAGATTGAGACGAATGGCCTGAGACTGAGAGAAACCCATCATGAGAGCATAAATATTATTCTACAATCCTCCCAATCAAAGAAGAGCTCCAACACAGGACAAAAAACCCCTAAATCCCCTGTATCAAATAAACAAGTGGCGTTTGTTTGGGGAAAGCTTAACGAGAGCAAACCCAAATCGAAGAAGAAtctatggagagagagagagagagagagagaggagtggATGGGTATAATAAAATGAAACCCCATTAAATTAGTACTTGTTGAGTTTTTAAGGAAGAAgggaagaaaactaaaaaatagaGGCTGCCATTGATTTGCGAGTTTCCATCACAATGAAAAGACAAAATACCTTTTTGCCCTTATTCACAAGATTCATGTCGGCATGTCCAAATACACGCCCAAGGGGTCTATTTGTCAATAATGTTGGATTTTTCTAATGACGTGTGGGTTAATGGTTTTCTAGTGTACAATTTTTGCCTACTACTAGAATCCGTCTCCGTGGTTAGAATTAAAAGTTGCCTTAAAAAGAGTTCACTCAGGCCCAAAATAGACCcaactgaaaacaaaacaaaaaaaacaatctatcAGAGCGAGAATCAAAGGACACGTAATTATTCTCACAAAAATCAAACGACGATCGAGTTTACAAAGAAATTTATTTAGGTGCTGAAATAGTATaatgttatcaaaaaaaatcttgaaaataataaaacagaaacaaattaaCACAGAGAGGCAgagttattatatataatccaaATCTTACAAACAAGTCATCTATGACACGAAACTCACAAGTCGT
The sequence above is a segment of the Camelina sativa cultivar DH55 chromosome 10, Cs, whole genome shotgun sequence genome. Coding sequences within it:
- the LOC104716959 gene encoding uncharacterized protein LOC104716959 isoform X2, whose product is MDVPRRSFVASISPLRLIDGLPRRRSFNYNQMPEEPIKLTVLKLDGSSFGIQVLKTATVGELKMAVEAAFAHLPITGPGKISWPHVWGQFCLCYEDKRLINEAEYLIEFGIKDGDQKSKTPRVSSLKQLKLFSTKPETRKMKVREGQEDGVDSIPRILEPSFIATVLGGWLSHKSTTPSQGGTKHRNMTASRVFNKLIARFRFKCYSEKDVWNRKKLISET
- the LOC104716959 gene encoding uncharacterized protein LOC104716959 isoform X1, producing the protein MDVPRRSFVASISPLRLIDGLPRRRSFNYNQMPEEPIKLTVLKLDGSSFGIQVLKTATVGELKMAVEAAFAHLPITGPGKISWPHVWGQFCLCYEDKRLINEAEYLIEFGIKDGDQLRFIRHISNYCMLMVKQKSKTPRVSSLKQLKLFSTKPETRKMKVREGQEDGVDSIPRILEPSFIATVLGGWLSHKSTTPSQGGTKHRNMTASRVFNKLIARFRFKCYSEKDVWNRKKLISET
- the LOC104716960 gene encoding ATP synthase subunit b', chloroplastic-like, encoding MAANSIMASSKPLISLSSNQQPSRVQVPKFAKLPQIPKSLASSDIRSKALSLTSATAKSLALIAAFAPPSMAEAMEKAQLFDFNLTLPIIVVEFLFLMFALDKVYYSPLGNFMDQRDASIKEKLASVKDTSTEVKELDEKAAAVMRAARAEIAAALNKMKKDTQVEVEAKLAEGRQKVEAELQEALTSLEKQKEETITALDSQIATLSEDIVKKVLPS
- the LOC104777082 gene encoding uncharacterized protein LOC104777082, yielding MRLRTTLVLLLELLTIIFTLTMQLSSRIFFLFFDDLKPYALVQFVHCIAIPLMFILLPPMYTHSTYWLWAAGFYLLAKVEEAADKPIYSWELTGNCRFIFKPFSPFNLVGFIYNHNRLMFLCYE
- the LOC104716963 gene encoding E3 ubiquitin-protein ligase KEG, with protein sequence MASKIIAGKPDDSEYEIVEGASESALAAGTSPWVDSSTLKLRHRIGRGPFGDVWLATHHQSTDDYDEHHEVAIKMLHPIKEYQKRVVVEFDDLFSKCQGMENVCLLRGVSTISGKICIIMKFYEGSVGDKMARRKGGKLLLPDILRYGVDLASGILELHSKWFLILNLKPSNFLLSDNDKAILGDVGIPYLLLSISLPSSDMTVRLGTPNYMAPEQWQPEVRGPMSFETDSWGFGCSIVEMLTGVQPWSGRSADEIFDLVVRKQEKLNIPNGIPPPLENLLRGCFMYDLRSRPSMTDILHVLKSLQNSEEEEIWRGIDSTEIRKSSATLGYTEWFLSKDHLQVGDKVRSRKPASSFKHENMDVPGGMVVGLERDTTDPDGFALVKVHGVHDPLRVHVSVLERVTNGLASGDWVRLKHGNKRHSSVGVLHSIDREGNVAVGFIGLPTLWKGTSSQLQMANAYRVGQFVKLKANVVIPRFKWMRKSIGIWATGRISQVLPNGCLEVDFPGVLPFKEEHGSCLADPAEIEIVNFNTCQGFVKKYEHLEDFHWAVRPLLIAMGLLTAMKLGFFVGKKIGRSKDGKQRDGSSAQGDCQIRDGQRSRKSKWLVFV